From the genome of Tenrec ecaudatus isolate mTenEca1 chromosome 1, mTenEca1.hap1, whole genome shotgun sequence:
CGCTCAGCAGGGTATCTGCAACATGCGGGGAGAGAGGACCGTGATGGCTTCCTTCCGGACAGCAAATCTCCCAGGCCCCACCAGCACGTCAGATTTATAGGGAAGGGGCGCATGGACTGGGGGTGTGAGACCACGGGGCGCATGAAGAATAGTACCTTGCACAAAATCTTGATGGTCATCTTCTGAAATCTCGTCCCAGGCCGCGGGCAAAGCTTGGATGCTTGCCAGGTCTCCCCACTGGACGGAGGAGAGGAGGAACTTTCTCTTCAGGTACCTGCCTGGAAGTTAAGGACCGGTCAGAAAGAAAATTAAGTaggctgaagaaaaaaatcctccAGGGACAGTCTAGCCTGTTGACACAGGGTCagtcagctcatagcgaccctccaggccagagaactgtcccataggcttTCCGAGATGGCAAGTGTTTATGgaaatagatagcctcatctttctcccacaaagtggggGAGGGCTTCAAAATGCCAAGCATTCCCTGATccagggcccccccccccccgccagggcTCCCCAGTGAGTCCAAGTGGGCAGAGTCCCGCGTATGTACTGGAAGGCTCTGGGCTACAGGCAGAGAGTGAAACGCTGGCCCTGCAGTCTAAGCACacactccccccaaccccaccccaagacGCCTGGGAAGAAAACCAGAAAAGCTAAATCTCGGTGGATGTTCGCAAGAGAAATACATCCAGCTTAGGACGCAAGAGGGAGATTCCAGATGACAGGAAAACCTGGGACGGGTTCTAGGGATTCCATACTTTATCCTGCtggcaccaaaccaaactcaggccACCCTCTACTCCGAACCTCGTCACGGCTTTCCAGCCTTCTCCAAGAAAAGGCCgcaatcttcctgatgtccttcaagCCCCTATGCGGTCCAGCCCCCTCTGTCTGACTGGGTCTGGATACTGGCTCCATTGCTACTTCCCAGAAGAACAGGCGTGTTCCCACCTCAGGGCCTCTGCACGGGCAGGATGTCCGTTTGGAAACCTTTCCCCGTATATGCATGTAGTCACCTCCCTAAGCCTCTTCAGGTCTTTGTTCCAACgtctcctgccctgccctgcccaccctACTCAAAATGACAGtccccctgccccttccctttGTCCCTTTTTCTCCCCAGCACCCAGCGCCTGACCTACTGCACATTTTCCCACAGGGCTTCCTGTCCTGGCACCTAGCGCAGTGCCCGTTACTGACAGGTCCAGTACTTTGTCCGATACTCGGCCAAAGGACCCCAGGAGGGATGCAAAGTCAGGAGCCAAGGAGACAGCCCGAGCAACCCCCTTCTGTAACCTGTGAAATGGAAAAGACTTGAGGTCAGCCCTGGCCATGATCTAAAACGTGTGCAGAGGATATGAATTTCGATAATGTCGCTCGATATCTTGCAGCCATTCCAACATGTCGGCCAGAGAGGGGCTGCTGGCTGAGGGCTGCAGTACGGCCTCGATGCCCACGGCGGCTGCGTGCTGCTCATAGGCCTGGAACACGTGCTCCACGTGGCTGCTGACCGTGTCGCGCACCTGGAGGAGGGTGCCTCTGTGGGGAGAGAGCAGTCTCAGGCTCTGATCTCATGACAGTGTCCTAGGCAGGATGTCTTCCCAGCAGCCaggccaccccccacccacatCAGTGCCTCGGAAATGTCCCTGCTTTAGGAGAGTGGTGGCAGTGCCTGGAGGGAAGGATGACTCAATGACCAAAAAGTGACTCAGCGGCGGAGGCTGAGGAGCGGTGGGGGGAGCCCGCAAGAGGCAGTGACGCACAAACCGGAACCATCTACTTGCTCCCCAGCCCCATTTCTGTACCGCGTGAAGACACAGGAGCCTGCAGGCCTAGGCAGTCACTCGGCCctcctgcagtggatgagggggtTTGCCCCTGCATAGGTTAAGCACCCACAACAGAACCAAGGCAGCTAGTCCTAGATGCACAGGGCAATGGGCACGTACTCGCTGAGTGAATGAACAGAGGGTGATTACAGACAATCAAGGCAATCATGATTTAAAACGCTGCCAGCGGGGCTGGGGTACAAAATGGCCCAATGCTTAACCGCTAGCTGACAGGTTGGCCTAGCGGGTCAAACCAGAGGCAGCGCCTGAGAAGCCGGCCCAGGTGAGTTGTGTCTGGAAGGCCTTACTCTTTGGGGAGCGGGGGCTCCTCTGCACACTCGGGTCGCCAtagttgggaaaacaacagcaggaCGGAGCCTCTGGTCAATCCTGCGATGATACCACTGGGCCACGACTTCCCCCCAGCAAGGCGCTCCCTAGCCGTGAACTGTGGCTTCTCAGACGGTTAACCACAACGGACTCACAGTTAACATCACATTAGGAATCACAACCCAATACCACATACAATCGATGCGACCAAATGCACTGCTTCCAGGAGAGCAAGGTCAAATGTCAGAGCCGTTGCCTGAGGAAGCTGCCTCTGGGGAAGACAGGCTTTCACAGggagctctttaaaaaaaaaaaaagggggtgcAGTCCCTTAAGTCTTAAAACCATATAATAATTTaacgcaggggtcctcaaactttttaaacagggggccagttcactgtccctcagactcgttggagggccggactatggtttacaaaaaactatgaacaaattcctatgcacactgcatatatcttattttgaagtaaaaaaacaaaccgggtgagttagtttattgtgccaacctggctgataaacacatgtggggctaattgaagggcagagggataaatggctcagtgagcctcgccttttgagttcttgggtctcttgctttctgatggtcggaccagggtgcagctgccttagcagttccctgcttcagctggcaaggctgacttcctgcaagacatccctgaggagaatccacatggacctacaccgatgcagccctgggtgctggagtagccatacggagacccctgccagcactgagatgcttacacgctcactgattcagctttcctcctgccgtcggcattgttgtgtctgttttgtgagatggaggaggactttgtggactggtgtcagacatatgagttaatgggttgatgtcgaacttgtgggcttgggcagcactgggttgagatattttcttgatgcgcacttatcctttatataaaactctctcttatacatgagtttctgtggatttgtttctctaaagcacccagacaaatacacggggcaaaaacacccggcgggccagataaatgtcctgagCGGgacgcatgtggcccatgggccgtagtttgaggacacctggtttAACTTaataaagaatgtctgccttgagcttaTTCACAATCTGAAAcaggcagatgatacaacctaacttgctgaaagtgagaactcgAACCGCCTGctcttgaagatcaaggattgcagccttcagtatcaattccaactcaatgtaaggaagacccaaagcctcacaactgaaccaatagctaACATCATGATTAACAGAGAAAAGTTTGACGTTGTCTGCCTTTTTcttactgggatccacaatcgatgctcatggaagcagcagtcaagagatcaaaaggcagtaGGTAAAGCTGCTGCCCAGGcctctgaaaagcaaggatgaaaaGCAAAccctggtatttttaatcactcatatgcatgtgaaagttgggcattgaataagggaaaactgaaaaagaatcgatcctttgagttgtggtgctggagaagaacaccgaaAGTGCCATAGgctgctgctaaaaggacaagctgatctgtattggaagaagtacggccagagagctcctttgagacaaggatggcgagactttgtcttacatatggtactttggacatattgatgagacagtccctggagaaggacgtcgtgtttGGTAGCGTGGAGggccagcgacaaagaggaaggccctcacgagatgaaggacacagtggctgcacccatgggctcaggcacagggaccacGGTGAGGGTgccacaggaccgggcagggcttcCTACTGTTGAGCACAGGGTTGCTAAGGGctcaatggctcctaacaacaacaagccttGAGTGTTGTGCTTTTTAGAAAAGCTCTCTAGGAACTCAAAGTGACCACAGAAACATGAAAGACTAGATGGGACCCTGACGGGGCCATGAGCTCGGCGGTAAGAGGAGCATCTCCGGAGTGGAAGACGAGAAAGGTTGTCCTTCGCCAGGAATGCAGCCCAGCGCTAAACCACACACAAAAAGATGATTTCCTACCTGCATGTTTTGCCGTCAAGTCTCAacagtgaaacaaacaaacaaaacaataaaacgtATCCTTTTAAAATGCAGAATTCCAATAAGTAAAATGTAGTAGTCCATGTTTTTAGATATATTCTGAGTTGTGCACACATCCTGCCCC
Proteins encoded in this window:
- the AIRIM gene encoding AFG2-interacting ribosome maturation factor — translated: MTPDRLLQAVQAALRRCFPEVAAQQGLWRSTLRDCQPFLASLGNLAEQLQAAQNVRLGEVPALRAFPDLAERLRDKQLAAGDTALDQLWERLGTLLQVRDTVSSHVEHVFQAYEQHAAAVGIEAVLQPSASSPSLADMLEWLQDIERHYRNSYPLHTYLKRKFLLSSVQWGDLASIQALPAAWDEISEDDHQDFVQDTLLSVSFFLGE